A stretch of the Archangium violaceum genome encodes the following:
- a CDS encoding acyclic terpene utilization AtuA family protein, whose translation MDARSLRIGNASGFYGDRFSAFREMLEGGPLDVLTGDYLAELTLLILGRDRLKNPAGGYARTFLRQLEETLGLAVEKKVRIVANAGGLNPAGLANDLRALAAKLGLSVRVAHVEGDDLVGRADELGFGRSLTANAYLGGWGIAACLDAGADIVVTGRVTDAALVVGPAASHFGWKRHDWDRLAGAMVAGHVLECGAQATGGNFAFFGELDARRPGFPLAEIFSDGSSIITKHPGTGGAVTVDTVKAQLVYEIASARYAGPDATARFDTIVVEAAGIDRVRLSGVRGEPPPPDVKVCLNRLGGFRNEANFVLVGLDIEEKAALVREQFDAALDPRPAEVVYTLARTDHADAPSEEQASATLRVTAKDADAKVVGRHFSSAAVELALASYPGFFMTALPGDASPFGIYTPAWLDARRVPHVAVLPDGTRIDVAPPDETLGLEAVPVPTPPAPLPPGPTRRVPLGRVALARSGDKGGDANIGVWVRTEEAWRWLVHALSEERLRELLPETRERTIHRHLLPNLRALNFVVEGLLGEGVASSTRFDPQGKALGEWLRARHVEVPEQLL comes from the coding sequence ATGGACGCTCGATCGCTGCGCATCGGCAATGCATCCGGCTTCTACGGCGACCGCTTCTCCGCGTTTCGTGAGATGTTGGAGGGCGGCCCGCTCGATGTCCTCACCGGCGACTACCTGGCCGAGCTGACGCTCCTCATCCTGGGCCGCGACCGGCTGAAGAACCCGGCAGGCGGGTACGCCCGGACGTTCCTGCGCCAGCTCGAGGAGACGCTCGGCCTCGCGGTCGAGAAGAAGGTCCGCATCGTCGCGAACGCTGGCGGCCTCAACCCGGCGGGGCTCGCGAACGACCTGCGCGCGCTCGCCGCGAAGCTCGGCCTGTCCGTCCGCGTCGCGCACGTCGAAGGAGACGACCTCGTTGGACGCGCGGACGAGCTCGGCTTCGGCCGGTCCCTCACGGCGAACGCGTACCTCGGCGGCTGGGGCATCGCGGCGTGCCTCGATGCTGGCGCGGACATCGTCGTCACGGGGCGGGTGACCGACGCCGCGCTCGTCGTTGGCCCCGCCGCCTCCCACTTCGGCTGGAAGCGCCACGACTGGGATCGCCTCGCGGGCGCCATGGTCGCCGGCCACGTCCTCGAATGCGGAGCGCAGGCGACCGGTGGCAACTTCGCGTTCTTCGGCGAGCTCGACGCGCGTCGGCCCGGCTTCCCGCTCGCGGAGATCTTCTCCGACGGCTCGAGCATCATCACGAAGCACCCGGGCACCGGCGGCGCCGTCACCGTCGATACCGTGAAGGCCCAGCTCGTCTATGAGATCGCCAGCGCTCGCTATGCCGGCCCCGACGCCACCGCGCGCTTCGACACCATCGTGGTCGAGGCCGCTGGCATCGACCGTGTGCGCCTGTCGGGCGTACGCGGCGAACCGCCTCCTCCAGACGTGAAGGTGTGCCTGAACCGGCTCGGAGGGTTCCGCAACGAGGCCAACTTCGTGCTCGTCGGCCTCGACATCGAGGAGAAGGCCGCACTCGTGCGGGAGCAGTTCGATGCGGCGCTCGACCCGCGGCCGGCCGAGGTCGTCTACACCCTCGCGCGCACCGACCACGCCGACGCACCGAGCGAGGAGCAGGCCTCGGCGACGCTGCGTGTCACCGCGAAGGATGCCGATGCGAAGGTCGTCGGACGCCACTTCAGCAGCGCCGCGGTGGAGCTCGCGCTGGCCAGCTACCCCGGCTTCTTCATGACCGCGCTGCCCGGCGACGCCTCGCCCTTCGGCATCTACACGCCGGCCTGGCTCGATGCGCGGAGGGTGCCGCACGTCGCGGTGCTCCCGGATGGGACGCGCATCGACGTGGCGCCGCCGGACGAGACGCTCGGGCTCGAGGCGGTTCCGGTGCCGACGCCGCCGGCGCCGCTGCCGCCGGGGCCCACCCGGCGCGTGCCGCTCGGCCGGGTGGCCCTGGCCCGCAGTGGGGACAAGGGCGGGGACGCGAACATCGGCGTGTGGGTCCGCACCGAGGAGGCGTGGCGCTGGCTCGTGCACGCCCTCTCGGAGGAGCGGCTGCGCGAGCTACTGCCGGAGACGCGCGAGCGCACGATTCACCGGCACCTGCTTCCGAACCTGCGCGCCTTGAACTTCGTCGTCGAGGGCCTCCTCGGAGAGGGCGTCGCGTCGTCCACCCGCTTCGATCCGCAGGGCAAGGCGCTCGGCGAGTGGCTGCGCGCGCGCCACGTCGAGGTTCCGGAACAGCTTCTCTGA
- a CDS encoding acetyl/propionyl/methylcrotonyl-CoA carboxylase subunit alpha, whose translation MKRIHKVLVANRGEIAVRVLRTCRRLGLRTVAVFSDADRDAPHVRLADEAVRLGPAPAKESYLSVERVLAAAAASGADAIHPGYGFLSENEDFARACAEAGLVFIGPPAEAIELMGNKRQAKLRMQAADVPCIPGYEAARPGESLDDEALVREGNRIGFPLMVKAAAGGGGRGMRLVREPGALLDAIRSARSEATNAFGSGELILERAIEGARHVEVQVFADEHGNAVHLGERDCSIQRRHQKVVEESPSPAVTPELRERMGVVAVQAVRAIGYRGAGTIEFLLAPNGDFFFMEMNTRLQVEHPVTELVTGLDLVEWQLRVADGEPLPLTQPEITFRGHAIEVRLCAEDPANGFLPQMGRLLAWVPPAGEGVRVDHGVREGQDITPFYDSMQAKIIAHGPDRETARERLAAALRELTAFGVTTNGTFLQHVLAHEAFRSGRYDTGFVATHMPPETLRALGQASAEDQAVLAALLFHDDAVALASRGGFDETLVGWSSSYALPVPVVLSDGASEFRASVRPVAPAEYEVRIGDTCVVLSLRSIAAEHAEVEVAGRRRAVRFRRAGRSLWCSLDGVTRHLRDISFRPPSERERASDGRLRAPMDGRIIRVNAEVGATVKRGDVLVVLEAMKMESSLVAPIDGVVTAVNVTVGAQVPARHVVAVVSPEGKEAA comes from the coding sequence ATGAAGCGCATTCACAAGGTGCTGGTGGCGAACCGGGGCGAGATCGCCGTGCGCGTGCTGCGGACCTGCCGCCGCCTCGGCTTGCGCACGGTCGCCGTGTTCTCCGACGCCGACCGGGACGCACCTCACGTGCGGCTCGCCGACGAGGCGGTGCGTCTGGGGCCGGCGCCAGCGAAGGAGTCGTACCTCTCCGTCGAGCGGGTGCTCGCGGCGGCAGCGGCGTCCGGCGCCGACGCCATCCATCCCGGGTATGGCTTCCTGTCGGAGAACGAGGACTTCGCGCGCGCGTGCGCGGAGGCCGGCCTCGTGTTCATCGGGCCTCCAGCGGAGGCCATCGAGTTGATGGGAAACAAACGGCAGGCGAAGCTGCGCATGCAGGCCGCCGACGTGCCGTGCATCCCTGGCTACGAGGCGGCCCGTCCCGGTGAGTCGCTCGACGACGAAGCCCTGGTCCGCGAGGGCAATCGCATCGGATTCCCCCTCATGGTGAAGGCGGCGGCGGGCGGCGGCGGGCGCGGCATGCGCCTCGTCCGCGAGCCCGGCGCGCTGCTCGACGCCATCCGCTCCGCGCGCTCGGAGGCGACGAACGCCTTCGGCAGCGGCGAGCTGATTCTCGAGCGTGCGATCGAAGGCGCGCGTCACGTCGAGGTGCAGGTCTTCGCGGACGAGCATGGGAACGCGGTGCACCTCGGCGAGCGCGACTGCTCCATCCAGCGGCGGCACCAGAAGGTGGTCGAGGAGAGTCCGTCCCCGGCCGTCACGCCGGAGCTTCGCGAGCGCATGGGGGTCGTGGCGGTGCAGGCGGTCCGCGCCATCGGCTACCGCGGCGCGGGGACCATCGAGTTCCTCCTCGCACCGAACGGCGACTTCTTCTTCATGGAGATGAACACGCGCCTGCAGGTCGAGCACCCGGTGACGGAGCTCGTGACGGGGCTCGACCTGGTCGAGTGGCAGCTGCGTGTCGCCGATGGCGAGCCGCTCCCGCTGACGCAGCCGGAGATCACCTTCCGCGGGCATGCCATCGAGGTGCGGCTGTGTGCGGAGGATCCGGCCAACGGGTTCCTTCCCCAGATGGGACGGCTCCTCGCGTGGGTGCCGCCGGCCGGCGAGGGCGTCCGCGTCGACCACGGCGTGCGCGAGGGCCAGGACATCACGCCGTTCTACGACTCCATGCAGGCGAAGATCATCGCGCACGGGCCGGACCGTGAGACGGCGCGCGAGCGGCTGGCCGCAGCGCTGCGGGAGCTGACGGCGTTCGGCGTCACGACGAACGGCACCTTCCTCCAGCACGTCCTCGCGCACGAGGCGTTCCGTTCCGGTCGGTACGACACGGGCTTCGTCGCCACGCACATGCCCCCGGAGACGCTGCGTGCGCTCGGGCAGGCGTCCGCCGAGGACCAGGCCGTCCTGGCCGCCTTGCTCTTCCACGATGACGCGGTGGCGCTTGCCTCGCGGGGCGGCTTCGACGAGACGCTCGTCGGCTGGAGCAGCTCCTACGCCCTGCCGGTGCCGGTCGTCTTGAGTGATGGGGCATCGGAGTTCCGCGCATCGGTCCGCCCCGTCGCGCCAGCGGAGTACGAGGTTCGTATCGGCGACACCTGTGTCGTGCTGTCCCTGCGCTCCATCGCCGCCGAGCACGCCGAGGTCGAAGTGGCGGGAAGGCGCCGCGCGGTCCGGTTCCGGCGCGCGGGTAGGAGCCTGTGGTGCTCGCTCGATGGCGTCACGCGCCACCTCCGCGACATCTCCTTCCGGCCGCCCTCCGAGCGCGAGCGCGCCAGCGACGGCCGCCTGCGCGCGCCGATGGACGGCCGCATCATCCGGGTGAACGCCGAGGTCGGCGCGACCGTGAAGCGGGGCGACGTGCTGGTGGTGCTCGAGGCGATGAAGATGGAGTCGTCGCTCGTCGCGCCCATCGACGGTGTCGTCACGGCGGTGAACGTCACGGTCGGGGCTCAGGTGCCGGCACGTCATGTCGTCGCGGTCGTCTCGCCCGAAGGAAAGGAGGCCGCATGA
- a CDS encoding TetR/AcrR family transcriptional regulator gives MTRQKLMAAAIEVLAEQGWAGATTGAIAERAGVSRGACQHHFPTRAALVAAAVEHVSHQQVEELARRAKGLPRSRRRIEPLLNLLYDIYAGPLFTAATHLWVAAVADEELKALLLPLETHVGREVHRLTIELLGLDERDRQVRDAVRATLDLLRGLALANLLHDDTARRGKVLAHWARTLEAQLTPA, from the coding sequence GTGACGCGGCAGAAGCTGATGGCGGCCGCCATCGAGGTGCTCGCGGAGCAGGGCTGGGCAGGGGCGACGACCGGCGCCATCGCCGAGCGGGCCGGGGTGTCGCGGGGCGCCTGCCAGCACCACTTCCCGACGCGGGCGGCCCTCGTCGCGGCCGCGGTCGAGCATGTCTCCCACCAGCAGGTCGAGGAGCTCGCACGGCGCGCGAAGGGCCTGCCGCGGAGCCGGCGGCGCATCGAGCCCCTGCTGAACCTGCTCTATGACATCTACGCCGGCCCGCTCTTCACGGCCGCGACGCATCTGTGGGTGGCGGCCGTGGCCGACGAGGAGCTGAAGGCGCTTCTGCTGCCGCTCGAGACGCACGTCGGCCGGGAGGTGCACCGGCTCACCATCGAGCTGCTCGGCCTTGATGAACGCGACCGCCAGGTCCGTGACGCCGTGCGCGCGACACTCGACCTCCTTCGCGGCCTGGCGCTCGCGAACCTGCTCCACGACGACACCGCCCGGCGCGGCAAGGTGCTCGCCCACTGGGCTCGTACACTCGAGGCACAGCTCACGCCGGCCTGA
- a CDS encoding SDR family oxidoreductase, with amino-acid sequence MGYRSVFAPGTFAGRTIVVTGAGSGIGRCTAHELASLGAHVVLVGRKPEKLARVAGELAAEGHASTQHAVDIRDEEAVRAMVSAVVEARGRIDGLVNNAGGQFPAPLAQISKKGFEAVVSTNLTGGFLVAREVFLQSMCEHGGAIVNMLADAWNGMPGMGHSGAARAGMFNLTQTAAVEWASAGVRVNAVAPGWVASSGLDTYKDPFIRELIPQLRQQVPLHRLATEAEVSGAIVFLLSDVAAFITGEVIRIDGGASCNTKAFPLPEHSRSKPYDGFHLSAPPRILDGSKEE; translated from the coding sequence ATGGGATACCGTTCAGTCTTCGCACCTGGCACCTTCGCGGGCCGCACCATCGTCGTCACCGGTGCGGGCAGCGGCATCGGGCGGTGCACCGCGCACGAGCTCGCGTCGCTCGGCGCGCACGTGGTCCTCGTCGGCCGCAAGCCGGAGAAGCTCGCACGCGTCGCCGGAGAGCTCGCCGCCGAGGGACATGCCTCGACGCAGCATGCCGTCGACATCCGCGATGAGGAAGCGGTCCGCGCCATGGTCTCCGCCGTCGTCGAGGCACGCGGTCGCATCGACGGGCTCGTGAACAACGCCGGTGGGCAGTTCCCCGCGCCGCTCGCTCAGATCTCCAAGAAGGGCTTCGAGGCGGTCGTCTCGACGAACCTCACCGGCGGCTTTCTCGTCGCGCGCGAGGTGTTCTTGCAGTCCATGTGCGAGCACGGCGGAGCCATCGTGAACATGCTCGCGGACGCGTGGAACGGCATGCCGGGCATGGGGCATTCGGGTGCGGCGCGCGCCGGTATGTTCAACCTGACGCAGACGGCTGCCGTCGAGTGGGCCTCCGCCGGGGTTCGCGTGAACGCCGTCGCGCCCGGTTGGGTCGCCTCGAGTGGACTCGACACCTACAAGGATCCGTTCATCCGCGAGCTCATTCCACAATTGCGCCAACAGGTACCCCTGCACCGGCTCGCCACCGAGGCCGAGGTGAGCGGTGCCATCGTGTTCCTCCTCTCCGACGTGGCGGCGTTCATCACCGGCGAGGTCATCCGCATCGACGGGGGCGCGTCCTGCAACACGAAGGCCTTCCCGCTGCCGGAGCACTCGCGCTCGAAGCCGTACGACGGGTTCCATCTCTCCGCGCCGCCGCGGATCCTCGATGGCTCGAAGGAGGAGTGA
- a CDS encoding acyl-CoA carboxylase subunit beta — MPTLVSRIEPTSSAFTTYREEMLARVTELRAIERKSRDTEQQAREKFQQRGQLLPRERLALLLDRGSPFLELSTLCGYKHHDDTDGSLAGGNTIVGIGFVSGVRCLVFVNNSAVKGGTATPWGVQKSLRAQEIALENRLPVVSLVESGGANLLYQQEIFVPGGETFYNQAKLSAAGIPQVTVVHGSSTAGGAYIPGLSDHVVMVRGKAKVFLAGPPLLRAATGEVATDEELGGAEMHATVAGTADHLAEDDADGIRIAREIVASLGWNDAFPPPTRSAIEPPRYPVEELCGVVPIDHRRPYDCREVIARLVDGSDFAPFKDDYDALTVCGWARIEGRSIGIIGNNGPITPKGATKAGQFIQLCCQTQKPIVYLQNTTGYMVGTQSEQGGIVKHGAKMLQAVANATVPQVTILLGGAFGAGNYGMCGRAFHPRFIFAWPNARTAVMGGEQAAKVLSIVSAEKARRAGQPVDEAALAWMAQPLIEQFERESDAFHCSARLFDDGVIDPRDTRRVLGFILATCEEAARRTLAPNTFGVARL; from the coding sequence GTGCCGACACTCGTTTCCCGCATCGAACCGACCTCCTCCGCCTTCACCACGTACCGGGAGGAGATGCTCGCCCGCGTCACCGAGCTGCGCGCCATCGAGCGGAAGTCACGTGACACCGAGCAGCAGGCTCGCGAGAAGTTCCAGCAGCGCGGACAGCTCCTGCCACGTGAACGCCTGGCGCTGCTGCTCGACCGTGGCTCTCCCTTCCTCGAGCTTTCGACGCTCTGCGGCTACAAGCACCACGACGACACCGACGGCTCGCTTGCCGGCGGCAACACCATCGTCGGCATCGGCTTCGTCTCGGGCGTGCGCTGCCTCGTGTTCGTGAACAACTCCGCCGTGAAGGGCGGCACCGCGACACCCTGGGGCGTCCAGAAGTCGCTGCGCGCGCAGGAGATCGCGCTCGAGAACCGGTTGCCCGTCGTGTCGCTCGTCGAGAGCGGCGGCGCGAACCTGCTCTACCAGCAGGAGATCTTCGTCCCGGGAGGGGAGACCTTCTACAACCAGGCGAAGCTGTCGGCGGCCGGCATCCCCCAGGTCACTGTCGTCCACGGCTCGAGCACCGCCGGCGGCGCATACATTCCGGGGCTCTCCGATCACGTCGTCATGGTCCGCGGAAAGGCGAAGGTGTTCCTCGCTGGCCCACCCCTTCTGCGCGCGGCCACGGGCGAGGTCGCCACGGACGAGGAGCTCGGCGGCGCCGAGATGCACGCCACCGTTGCCGGCACCGCTGACCACCTCGCCGAGGACGACGCCGATGGCATCCGCATCGCGCGAGAGATCGTCGCATCGCTCGGGTGGAACGACGCGTTTCCGCCGCCCACGCGCTCCGCCATCGAGCCGCCCCGCTACCCGGTGGAGGAGCTGTGTGGCGTCGTGCCCATCGACCACCGGCGGCCCTACGACTGCCGCGAGGTGATTGCACGGCTCGTGGATGGCTCGGACTTCGCGCCCTTCAAGGACGACTACGACGCGCTCACCGTCTGCGGCTGGGCGCGCATCGAGGGCCGGTCGATTGGCATCATCGGCAACAACGGGCCCATCACGCCGAAGGGCGCGACGAAGGCGGGGCAGTTCATCCAACTCTGCTGTCAGACGCAGAAGCCCATCGTCTACCTGCAGAACACGACTGGCTACATGGTGGGCACCCAGTCGGAGCAGGGGGGCATCGTGAAACACGGCGCGAAGATGTTGCAGGCGGTGGCCAATGCGACCGTGCCGCAGGTGACGATCCTGCTCGGGGGGGCCTTCGGCGCGGGCAACTACGGCATGTGCGGCCGTGCGTTCCACCCGCGCTTCATCTTCGCCTGGCCGAACGCGCGCACGGCGGTGATGGGCGGCGAGCAGGCGGCGAAGGTGCTGTCCATCGTCTCCGCCGAGAAGGCCCGGCGCGCCGGCCAGCCTGTCGACGAGGCGGCGCTGGCCTGGATGGCGCAGCCGCTGATCGAGCAGTTCGAGCGCGAGTCGGATGCCTTCCACTGCAGCGCGCGGCTGTTCGACGACGGCGTCATCGATCCGCGGGACACGCGGCGGGTGCTCGGGTTCATCCTGGCCACGTGCGAGGAGGCCGCGCGCCGCACGCTCGCTCCCAACACCTTTGGCGTCGCCCGGCTGTAG